Proteins from a single region of Lelliottia sp. JS-SCA-14:
- a CDS encoding GNAT family N-acetyltransferase, with protein MPVLTTSRLTCSPVQEQDWPFYLSLQQHPDVMRFIADKRPIAVIREAFEPRLQPWEPGSAHWLCLIVRDTASLTPLGATGYIHRENDCAEVGFIFAAESQGKGYGYESLRAVCDYAFNEGGIRRLTATVTVGNVASRGLLEKAGFVLEGELRENYWLADSWHNDWIFSLLKHEFQPESR; from the coding sequence ATGCCGGTACTCACTACTTCACGCCTGACCTGCTCGCCTGTACAGGAACAGGACTGGCCGTTTTACCTGTCGCTGCAACAACACCCCGATGTGATGCGATTTATCGCCGATAAGCGGCCAATTGCCGTCATTCGGGAGGCATTCGAACCTCGTCTACAGCCGTGGGAACCCGGCAGCGCACATTGGCTGTGTCTGATTGTGCGTGATACCGCAAGCCTCACACCGCTGGGTGCTACCGGTTATATTCACAGAGAAAATGACTGCGCGGAAGTGGGCTTTATTTTCGCCGCAGAATCGCAGGGGAAAGGTTACGGATATGAGTCGTTACGCGCCGTGTGTGATTACGCGTTTAACGAGGGGGGAATTCGCCGTCTGACCGCCACGGTGACGGTGGGCAACGTCGCCTCCCGCGGCCTGCTGGAGAAAGCAGGCTTTGTGCTGGAAGGCGAGTTGCGGGAAAACTACTGGCTGGCGGATAGCTGGCATAACGACTGGATTTTCAGCCTGTTAAAGCATGAATTTCAGCCTGAAAGCCGTTAA
- a CDS encoding sugar kinase: protein MSKKIAVIGECMIELSQKGADVSRGFGGDTLNTSVYIARQVAPDALTVNYVTALGTDSFSQQMLEAWQSENVGTSLIQRMENRLPGLYYIETDSTGERTFYYWRNEAAAKFWLESDDSAAICEELATFDYLYLSGISLAILSPSSRKKLLSLLHECRANGGKVIFDNNYRPRLWASREETQQVYQQMLSCTDIAFLTLDDEDALWGEKPVDEVIARTHQAGVSEVVIKRGADSCLVSVEGEAVVDVPAVKLAKEKVVDTTAAGDSFSAGYLAVRLTGGTAAEAAKRGHLTASTVIQYRGAIIPREAMPE from the coding sequence ATGTCTAAAAAAATTGCCGTGATTGGCGAATGCATGATTGAGCTGTCACAAAAAGGGGCGGACGTTAGCCGCGGTTTTGGTGGCGATACGTTGAATACTTCGGTGTACATTGCCCGCCAGGTCGCGCCAGACGCGCTGACGGTGAACTATGTGACCGCACTGGGTACCGACAGCTTTAGCCAGCAGATGCTGGAAGCCTGGCAGAGTGAAAACGTCGGGACGTCGCTGATTCAGCGTATGGAAAACCGTCTGCCGGGGCTGTATTACATCGAAACCGACAGCACCGGTGAGCGCACGTTCTACTACTGGCGCAACGAAGCGGCGGCGAAATTCTGGCTGGAGAGCGACGACTCTGCGGCGATCTGCGAAGAGCTGGCGACCTTTGATTATCTCTACCTGAGCGGGATTAGCCTTGCGATCTTAAGCCCGTCGAGCCGCAAAAAGCTGCTCTCCCTGCTGCACGAATGCCGCGCCAACGGCGGGAAAGTGATTTTCGACAACAACTACCGTCCGCGCCTGTGGGCGAGCCGCGAAGAGACGCAGCAGGTTTATCAGCAGATGCTGAGCTGCACCGATATCGCGTTCTTAACGCTGGACGACGAAGATGCCCTGTGGGGCGAGAAACCGGTCGACGAGGTGATCGCCCGAACGCATCAGGCCGGTGTGTCTGAAGTGGTGATCAAGCGCGGCGCAGACTCCTGCCTGGTTTCAGTTGAGGGTGAAGCCGTGGTGGATGTCCCGGCGGTGAAACTGGCGAAAGAAAAAGTGGTGGATACCACGGCGGCGGGCGATTCGTTCAGCGCCGGGTATCTGGCGGTGCGCCTGACGGGCGGTACGGCCGCCGAGGCCGCAAAACGCGGGCACCTGACAGCGAGTACGGTGATTCAGTACCGCGGGGCGATTATTCCGCGCGAGGCGATGCCGGAATAA
- the yhjD gene encoding inner membrane protein YhjD yields the protein MTPENNPQRPTQELEYDPIKKMEAEPEKNPSSSKATKALETVTGTAQKIQRRPMIAHLIRAAERFNDRMGNQFGAAITYFSFLSMIPIMMVSFAAAGFVLASHPTLLQDIFNKILINVSDPTLAATLKSTINTAVQQRTTVGIVGLLIALYSGINWMGNLREAIRAQSRDVWERTPQDQEKIWIKYFRDFVSLIGLLVALVVTLSITSVAGSAQQMIISALYLDYIEWLKPAWRLIGLAISIFANYLLFFWIFWRLPRHRPRKKALIRGTFIAAIGFEVIKIVMTYTLPSLVKSPSGAAFGSVLGLMAFFYFFARLTLFCAAWIATAEYKDDPRMPGKTHR from the coding sequence GTGACGCCGGAAAACAACCCGCAACGACCCACCCAGGAACTGGAGTACGACCCCATCAAGAAGATGGAAGCAGAGCCGGAAAAAAATCCCTCATCCAGCAAGGCCACCAAAGCGCTGGAAACCGTCACCGGAACGGCGCAGAAGATTCAGCGCCGCCCGATGATTGCGCACCTGATCCGCGCCGCAGAACGCTTTAACGACCGTATGGGCAACCAGTTTGGAGCGGCCATCACCTACTTCTCCTTCCTGTCGATGATCCCGATTATGATGGTGTCCTTTGCCGCGGCGGGTTTTGTCCTCGCCTCGCACCCGACGCTGTTACAGGACATTTTCAACAAGATCCTGATTAACGTCAGCGACCCGACGCTGGCCGCCACCCTGAAAAGCACCATCAACACCGCCGTGCAGCAGCGTACCACCGTGGGGATTGTTGGGCTGTTGATCGCCCTTTATTCCGGGATCAACTGGATGGGGAACCTGCGCGAGGCGATTCGTGCCCAGTCGCGCGACGTCTGGGAGCGCACGCCGCAGGACCAGGAGAAAATCTGGATTAAGTATTTCCGCGACTTCGTATCGCTGATTGGCCTGCTGGTCGCCCTGGTCGTGACGCTGTCGATCACCTCCGTTGCCGGCTCTGCGCAGCAGATGATCATCTCGGCGCTGTATCTGGACTACATCGAGTGGCTGAAACCCGCCTGGCGGCTGATTGGTCTGGCGATTTCAATCTTCGCCAACTATCTGCTGTTCTTTTGGATTTTCTGGCGTTTACCGCGACACCGTCCGCGCAAGAAAGCGCTGATCCGCGGGACCTTCATCGCTGCCATCGGCTTTGAAGTGATTAAGATCGTGATGACCTACACCCTGCCGTCGCTGGTCAAATCCCCGTCCGGCGCGGCGTTTGGCTCGGTGCTAGGCCTGATGGCGTTCTTCTACTTCTTCGCCCGCCTGACGCTGTTCTGCGCCGCCTGGATCGCCACCGCCGAGTACAAAGACGACCCGCGCATGCCGGGCAAAACCCACCGCTAA
- a CDS encoding SDR family NAD(P)-dependent oxidoreductase: MSERIALVTGGSRGLGKNAALKLAAKGTHIILTYNSSQKEAQEVVREIELKGVKAVALQLNVGDTSAFERFAAEVLSQLKHVWQRDTFDYLLNNAGTGLYAPFAETSEAQFDDAMNVHFKGPFFLTQRLLPLIKDGGRILNVSSGLARFAQPGSSTYAAMKGAMEVLTRYQAKELGARKITANIIAPGAIETDFGGGRVRDNAQINQMVASNTALGRVGLPDDIGDAIAALLSDELGWMNAQRIEVSGGMFL; the protein is encoded by the coding sequence ATGAGTGAACGTATTGCATTAGTGACAGGTGGCAGCCGCGGCTTAGGTAAAAACGCAGCGCTGAAGCTGGCGGCGAAGGGAACCCACATCATCCTGACCTACAACAGCAGCCAGAAAGAAGCGCAGGAAGTGGTGCGCGAAATTGAATTAAAAGGGGTGAAAGCGGTGGCATTGCAGCTGAACGTCGGGGATACCTCAGCCTTCGAACGTTTTGCCGCTGAAGTGCTCTCCCAGCTTAAACATGTCTGGCAGCGTGACACCTTCGATTATTTATTGAACAACGCTGGAACGGGTTTATACGCGCCCTTTGCGGAGACCAGCGAAGCGCAGTTTGACGACGCGATGAACGTCCATTTCAAAGGCCCGTTCTTCCTGACCCAGCGCCTGCTGCCGCTGATCAAAGACGGCGGACGCATCCTCAACGTCTCCAGCGGACTGGCGCGTTTTGCCCAGCCGGGTTCCAGTACCTACGCGGCGATGAAAGGGGCGATGGAAGTGCTGACTCGCTATCAGGCCAAAGAGTTAGGCGCGCGTAAAATCACCGCCAATATCATCGCCCCGGGCGCGATTGAGACCGATTTTGGCGGCGGACGGGTGCGCGATAATGCGCAGATTAATCAGATGGTGGCCTCGAATACGGCCCTTGGGCGTGTCGGACTGCCGGACGATATCGGTGACGCCATCGCGGCCCTGCTGAGCGACGAACTGGGGTGGATGAATGCTCAGCGCATCGAAGTGTCAGGCGGGATGTTCCTGTAA
- a CDS encoding LysR family transcriptional regulator: protein MDKIHAMQLFIRVAEMESFSRAADTSGLPKGSVSRQIQALENLLGTQLLHRTTRRVSLTQDGMVYYERAKDLLANLDELDGLFQHDPTSISGRLRVDMPVGVARNLVIPKLPAFLQQYPGIELELSSSDRMVDVIREGFDCVVRVGTLKDSGLIARSLGKLSIINCASPDYLARFGYPENLDDLASHAVIHYALNLGTRPQGFEFYNGDSTQWVKTGGILTVNSTETYHAACLAGLGIIQVPRVGVREAIKAKKMVEILPQYRAEPMPVSLIYPHRRNLSRRVHLFMEWLTTIMKAYVD from the coding sequence ATGGATAAAATTCACGCAATGCAGCTCTTCATCCGCGTGGCGGAAATGGAGAGTTTTTCTCGCGCCGCGGACACGTCAGGACTTCCTAAAGGTAGCGTATCGCGCCAGATTCAGGCGCTGGAAAACCTGCTCGGCACCCAGCTGTTACACCGCACGACGCGCCGCGTCAGCCTCACGCAGGACGGGATGGTTTACTACGAGCGGGCAAAAGATCTGCTGGCCAACCTCGACGAACTGGACGGTCTTTTCCAGCACGACCCCACCAGCATCAGCGGGCGCTTGCGCGTCGATATGCCCGTTGGCGTTGCGCGAAATTTAGTCATCCCGAAACTGCCCGCCTTTTTGCAGCAGTACCCTGGTATTGAGCTGGAACTGAGCAGCAGCGACCGGATGGTCGATGTGATACGCGAAGGGTTCGACTGCGTGGTGCGCGTCGGCACGCTGAAGGATTCGGGGTTAATCGCCCGCTCGCTCGGCAAACTGTCGATCATTAACTGCGCCAGCCCCGACTATCTGGCGCGTTTTGGCTACCCGGAGAATCTGGACGATCTGGCCTCTCACGCGGTGATTCACTACGCCCTGAACCTGGGCACGCGTCCGCAGGGGTTCGAGTTTTATAACGGCGATAGCACTCAGTGGGTGAAAACCGGCGGCATTTTGACAGTCAACAGCACCGAGACCTATCACGCGGCGTGTCTGGCCGGTCTGGGCATTATTCAGGTTCCGCGCGTGGGCGTGCGTGAGGCGATCAAGGCCAAAAAAATGGTCGAGATCCTGCCGCAATACCGTGCAGAACCGATGCCGGTTTCCCTGATCTACCCGCATCGGCGTAACCTCTCGCGCCGCGTTCATCTGTTCATGGAGTGGCTAACAACGATAATGAAAGCCTACGTTGACTAG
- the pdeH gene encoding cyclic-guanylate-specific phosphodiesterase has protein sequence MKSEQVIQRLSTTPEASIESLQEHRYWLQCERAYTYQPIYRTDGRLMAIEILTVVTHPSNPTQRIAPDRYFAEVSVRQRLDVLEEQLEMLGTKQDFFACHDILASVNVDGPTLIALRQNPKLQKLVASLPWMRFELVEHVRLPQDSSFASMCEFGPLWLDDFGTGMANFSALSEVRYDYIKVARDLFIMLRQTSEGRNLFTLLLQLMNRYCQGVIVEGVETLEEWRDVQNSPAAAAQGYFLSRPVPMDTLDKVIITL, from the coding sequence ATGAAGTCAGAGCAGGTTATCCAGCGGCTAAGCACCACTCCGGAAGCAAGTATTGAAAGCTTGCAGGAGCATCGCTATTGGCTGCAATGTGAGCGTGCTTATACTTATCAGCCCATTTACCGTACTGACGGCAGGCTGATGGCGATTGAGATTTTGACCGTCGTGACCCATCCGTCGAATCCCACGCAGCGTATCGCACCGGACCGTTACTTTGCCGAAGTGAGCGTGCGCCAGCGTCTGGATGTGCTGGAAGAGCAGCTCGAAATGCTGGGCACAAAGCAGGACTTTTTCGCCTGCCACGACATTCTGGCGTCGGTGAACGTCGACGGCCCTACGCTTATCGCCCTGCGCCAGAACCCGAAGCTGCAAAAACTGGTCGCCTCGCTGCCGTGGATGCGCTTTGAGCTGGTGGAGCACGTGCGTCTGCCGCAGGACTCTTCGTTCGCCTCGATGTGCGAGTTTGGCCCGCTGTGGCTGGACGATTTTGGCACCGGCATGGCGAACTTCTCCGCGCTCAGCGAAGTGCGTTACGACTACATCAAGGTGGCGCGTGACCTGTTCATCATGCTGCGCCAGACGTCCGAAGGCCGTAACCTGTTCACGCTGCTGCTCCAGTTGATGAATCGCTACTGCCAGGGCGTGATCGTCGAAGGTGTCGAAACCCTCGAAGAGTGGCGCGATGTGCAAAACTCACCGGCGGCGGCGGCACAGGGCTATTTCCTCTCCCGTCCGGTGCCAATGGACACGCTCGATAAGGTCATTATCACGCTGTAA
- a CDS encoding MFS transporter, with the protein MQATATTLDSEPESTPVNSRNKVVVASLIGTAIEFFDFYIYATAAVIVFPHIFFPQGDPTAATLQSLATFAIAFIARPIGSAVFGHFGDRVGRKVTLVASLLTMGISTVAIGLLPTYETIGILAPVLLALARFGQGLGLGGEWGGAALLATENAPPRKRALYGSFPQLGAPIGFFFANGTFLLLSWLLTDEQFMSWGWRIPFIFSAVLVLIGLYVRVSLHETPVFAKVAAAKKQVKIPLGTLLTKHLRVTVLGTFIMLATYTLFYIMTVYSMTFSTAAAPVGLGLPRNEVLWMLMMAVIGFGVMVPIAGLLADRFGRRSSMIVITSLIILFALFVFPPLLGSGSPALVMAYLLIGLSLMGLTFGPMGALLPELFPTEVRYTGASFSYNVSSILGASVAPYIATWLQANYGLFYVGVYLAAMAGLTLIALLLTHETKHQAL; encoded by the coding sequence ATGCAAGCCACCGCCACAACTCTCGATTCAGAACCGGAAAGCACGCCGGTCAACTCGCGTAATAAAGTCGTCGTTGCCTCACTGATTGGCACCGCCATCGAATTCTTCGATTTCTATATTTACGCCACCGCCGCGGTCATCGTCTTTCCGCATATCTTCTTCCCGCAGGGCGATCCGACGGCGGCAACGCTTCAGTCGCTGGCCACCTTCGCCATCGCCTTTATTGCCCGTCCGATTGGTTCGGCGGTGTTCGGCCACTTTGGCGACCGCGTCGGGCGCAAAGTCACTCTGGTGGCCTCGCTGCTGACGATGGGGATTTCTACCGTGGCGATCGGCCTGCTGCCGACTTACGAAACCATTGGTATTCTGGCGCCGGTCCTGCTGGCATTGGCGCGTTTTGGTCAGGGCCTGGGCCTTGGCGGTGAATGGGGCGGCGCGGCGCTGCTGGCGACAGAGAATGCGCCACCGCGTAAACGCGCGCTGTACGGCTCTTTCCCGCAGCTGGGCGCGCCGATTGGCTTCTTCTTTGCCAACGGCACCTTCCTGCTGCTCTCCTGGCTCCTGACCGATGAGCAGTTCATGAGCTGGGGCTGGCGCATTCCGTTTATCTTCTCGGCGGTGCTGGTACTGATCGGCCTGTATGTCCGCGTTTCCCTGCATGAAACGCCGGTGTTCGCCAAAGTGGCGGCGGCGAAGAAGCAGGTGAAAATCCCGCTCGGCACGCTGCTGACCAAACATCTTCGCGTGACCGTGCTGGGCACCTTCATCATGCTGGCGACCTACACGCTGTTTTATATTATGACGGTCTACTCCATGACCTTCAGCACCGCCGCCGCGCCTGTGGGGCTGGGTCTGCCGCGTAACGAAGTGCTGTGGATGCTGATGATGGCGGTGATCGGGTTTGGCGTGATGGTGCCGATTGCCGGGCTGCTGGCCGACCGATTTGGCCGTCGCTCGAGCATGATCGTGATTACGTCGCTGATTATTCTGTTCGCGCTGTTCGTCTTCCCGCCGCTGTTGGGTTCCGGCAGTCCGGCGCTGGTGATGGCTTACTTACTGATTGGTTTGAGCCTGATGGGGCTGACCTTTGGCCCGATGGGGGCGCTGCTACCGGAGCTGTTCCCGACGGAAGTGCGTTATACCGGGGCGTCGTTCTCCTATAACGTATCGTCGATTCTGGGTGCGTCTGTGGCACCGTATATCGCCACCTGGTTACAGGCGAATTATGGTCTGTTCTACGTGGGTGTGTATCTGGCGGCGATGGCAGGGTTGACGCTGATTGCGTTGTTGTTGACGCATGAGACGAAGCATCAAGCGTTGTGA
- a CDS encoding AsmA family protein, giving the protein MTKTTRIVAWVAGIFLLLIVVAIIIIATFDWNRLKPTINQKVSTELNRPFAIRGDLGVVWERQKDETGWRSWVPWPHVHANDIILGNPPDIPDVTMVHLPRVEATLAPLALLTKTVYLPWIKLQQPDARLIRLSEKNNNWTFNLASSGEEKDPNAPPSAWSFRLDNILFDRGRIAIDDKVSKADIEILVDPLGKPLPFSEVTGTKGKDDKTRVGDYVFGLKAKGRYNDQPLTGTGKIGGVLALRSEGTPFPVQADFRSGNTRVAFVGTVNDPMKMGGVDLQLKFSGDSLGELYDLTGVLLPDTPPFETDGHLVAKIDTEKSSVFDYRNFNGRIGDSDIHGSLAYTTGKPRPKLEGDVESRQLRLADLGPLIGVDSGKGAQQSKRSEQKKGEKDIQPSDKVLPYDRFETDKWDVMDADVRFKGRKIEHGSTLPISDLSTHIILKNADLRLQPLKFGLAGGTISSNIHLEGDKKPMQGRADIQARRLKLKELMPNVELMQKTLGEMNGDADIRGVGNSVATLLGSSNGNLKLLMNDGLVSRNLMEILGLNVGNFIIGQIFGDDEVRVNCAAANLDLVNGVARPQIFAFDTENAVINVTGTASMASEQLDLTIDPESKGFRIITLRSPLYVRGSFKNPQAGVKAGPLIARGAVAAALATLVTPAAALLALISPSEGDANQCRTILSQMKK; this is encoded by the coding sequence ATGACCAAAACCACCAGGATCGTTGCCTGGGTAGCAGGGATCTTCTTGTTGTTGATTGTGGTCGCGATCATCATCATTGCGACGTTCGACTGGAACCGCCTCAAACCGACCATCAACCAGAAAGTCTCCACCGAACTGAACCGGCCCTTCGCCATTCGCGGCGATCTCGGCGTGGTCTGGGAGCGTCAGAAAGACGAAACCGGCTGGCGCAGCTGGGTGCCCTGGCCGCACGTGCATGCCAACGATATTATTCTCGGCAACCCCCCTGATATTCCCGATGTGACGATGGTCCATCTGCCGCGCGTGGAAGCGACGCTGGCCCCGCTCGCGCTGCTGACCAAAACGGTCTATCTGCCGTGGATCAAACTGCAACAGCCCGATGCGCGGCTGATTCGCCTGTCAGAGAAGAACAATAACTGGACCTTTAATCTCGCCAGCAGCGGTGAAGAGAAAGATCCCAACGCGCCGCCGTCGGCCTGGTCCTTCCGTCTGGATAATATTCTGTTCGATCGCGGGCGGATCGCCATCGACGACAAAGTCAGCAAAGCGGATATCGAGATCCTGGTCGATCCGCTCGGCAAACCGCTGCCGTTCAGCGAAGTCACCGGCACCAAAGGGAAAGACGATAAAACCCGCGTCGGCGATTACGTCTTTGGCCTGAAGGCGAAAGGGCGTTACAACGATCAGCCGTTGACCGGGACAGGTAAAATCGGCGGCGTGCTGGCGTTGCGCAGCGAAGGCACGCCGTTCCCGGTGCAGGCGGATTTCCGCTCGGGTAATACCCGCGTAGCCTTTGTCGGCACGGTGAACGATCCGATGAAAATGGGCGGTGTGGATCTGCAGCTCAAATTCTCCGGCGATTCGCTGGGCGAGCTGTATGACTTAACCGGCGTGCTGCTCCCGGATACGCCGCCGTTTGAGACGGACGGGCATCTGGTCGCCAAAATCGATACGGAAAAATCGTCGGTCTTTGATTACCGTAATTTCAATGGCCGCATCGGCGATAGCGATATTCACGGCTCGCTCGCCTACACCACCGGCAAGCCGCGTCCGAAGCTGGAAGGGGATGTGGAATCCCGCCAGCTGCGTCTCGCCGATCTCGGCCCGCTGATTGGCGTCGATTCCGGGAAAGGTGCGCAGCAGTCCAAACGTTCCGAACAGAAGAAAGGCGAGAAGGACATTCAGCCGTCGGACAAAGTGCTGCCGTACGATCGCTTTGAAACCGACAAGTGGGACGTGATGGATGCCGACGTGCGCTTCAAGGGGCGCAAAATCGAGCACGGCAGCACCTTGCCGATCAGCGACCTCTCGACTCATATCATCCTGAAAAACGCCGACCTGCGCCTGCAGCCGCTGAAATTTGGCCTCGCGGGCGGGACGATTTCCTCCAACATTCATCTCGAAGGCGATAAAAAGCCGATGCAGGGGCGGGCCGATATTCAGGCGCGCAGGTTGAAGCTGAAAGAGCTGATGCCGAACGTTGAACTGATGCAGAAAACCCTCGGTGAGATGAACGGTGACGCGGATATTCGCGGAGTCGGGAACTCGGTGGCGACGCTGCTCGGCAGCAGCAACGGGAATCTCAAACTGCTGATGAACGACGGGCTGGTGAGTCGTAACCTGATGGAGATCCTTGGGCTGAACGTCGGTAACTTCATCATTGGGCAGATTTTTGGCGATGACGAAGTGCGGGTGAACTGCGCGGCGGCGAACCTCGACCTGGTCAACGGCGTGGCGCGTCCTCAGATTTTTGCCTTCGATACGGAGAATGCGGTGATTAACGTGACGGGGACGGCAAGTATGGCCTCGGAGCAGCTGGATTTGACCATCGATCCGGAGAGTAAGGGCTTCCGCATTATCACCCTGCGCTCGCCGCTGTATGTGCGCGGGTCGTTCAAGAATCCGCAGGCGGGTGTGAAAGCGGGGCCGTTGATTGCGCGCGGCGCCGTGGCCGCCGCGCTGGCAACGCTGGTGACGCCAGCGGCAGCCTTGTTGGCGTTGATTTCGCCGTCAGAAGGGGATGCGAATCAGTGCCGGACGATTTTGTCGCAGATGAAGAAGTAA
- a CDS encoding STY4199 family HEPN domain-containing protein, with product MTSGTSHHIGEQFEHCIGIIRHASVEILLLLDVHVSEGKDPRWFLDQLDTARLALGGWGPVAKRLNLNDAEMSDFTLQLRLLQQRVPKYESGQDVSQNQLIAAVRFVTALEHLRLQQPLLGYNTDLAPGNESLQLQAHKQVRALELMIKSLIMQAWPDPVRLNNHLKTLFNADRVRRWLKNSERNDVLSGMMFSEMAQMLVDKKEFSRYYSSLFNDRSNLTLLVEPRKTLQTFLDDIRQIRNMLTVQQALSSAQLLLLDNYYAQIAGPIQRAFEEGRTRINPTGLMAVDASELHNFWENAQKMDRQTGGDLFEIRDSIEKPTQRAPRTPEQRDQLISGALWGAVGVMVLAIVAGGVWLVFGSSPPSAAAAPNPEPPQVAQEMREAPSSREKLTRMGVTWDENNFRSAIDRNDTRATLLFLKGGMDWKMSWTEQAMSAGYDDVLEVLMRYRLQMVEQKPCRRFIATVSHAMANGEQLTSIRKQYLKAFCTVPAVVQRQKYEADQAKRRALAQPDASTKKWQTIQTDIYDVIR from the coding sequence ATGACATCGGGTACATCGCACCATATCGGCGAGCAGTTTGAACATTGTATTGGCATTATTCGTCATGCATCCGTGGAGATCTTACTGCTCCTGGATGTGCACGTCTCTGAAGGGAAAGACCCGCGCTGGTTCCTCGACCAGCTCGATACGGCCCGACTGGCGCTGGGCGGATGGGGACCGGTGGCGAAACGGCTGAATCTCAATGACGCCGAAATGTCCGACTTCACGCTGCAATTACGCCTGTTGCAGCAGCGCGTGCCGAAATATGAAAGCGGCCAGGATGTCAGCCAAAACCAGCTGATCGCCGCGGTGCGTTTCGTCACGGCGCTGGAACATCTTCGTCTGCAGCAGCCCTTGCTGGGCTATAACACCGATCTCGCGCCGGGCAACGAATCCCTGCAACTTCAGGCCCATAAGCAGGTGCGCGCGCTCGAACTGATGATTAAATCCTTGATCATGCAGGCGTGGCCCGATCCGGTGCGGCTTAATAATCACCTCAAAACTCTCTTCAATGCCGACCGCGTCCGCCGCTGGCTGAAAAACAGCGAGCGAAACGACGTGCTGAGCGGCATGATGTTCAGCGAAATGGCGCAGATGCTGGTGGATAAGAAAGAGTTCAGCCGCTACTACTCGTCGCTGTTTAATGACCGCTCGAATTTAACGCTGCTGGTGGAGCCGCGCAAAACCCTGCAAACCTTCCTCGATGACATCCGCCAGATCCGCAATATGCTCACCGTGCAGCAGGCGCTGAGCTCGGCGCAACTTTTGCTGCTGGATAACTACTACGCCCAGATTGCCGGGCCGATCCAGCGGGCGTTTGAAGAAGGGCGCACGCGCATCAACCCGACCGGGCTGATGGCGGTCGACGCCAGCGAGCTGCATAACTTCTGGGAAAATGCGCAGAAGATGGACCGTCAGACCGGCGGCGATCTGTTTGAAATTCGCGACAGCATTGAAAAGCCAACTCAGCGCGCGCCGCGCACACCCGAGCAGCGCGACCAGCTGATCTCCGGCGCACTGTGGGGTGCGGTGGGGGTGATGGTGCTGGCGATTGTTGCGGGCGGAGTCTGGCTGGTGTTCGGCAGCAGTCCGCCGTCAGCGGCTGCCGCGCCCAACCCTGAGCCGCCGCAGGTGGCGCAAGAGATGCGCGAAGCCCCGTCCTCGCGGGAAAAACTGACGCGTATGGGTGTGACCTGGGATGAGAATAACTTCCGCTCGGCCATCGATCGCAATGATACTCGCGCGACGCTGCTGTTTTTAAAGGGCGGAATGGACTGGAAGATGTCCTGGACCGAGCAGGCGATGTCAGCCGGATACGATGACGTGCTGGAAGTGTTGATGCGCTACCGCCTGCAAATGGTCGAGCAGAAACCCTGTCGTCGCTTTATTGCAACCGTGAGTCATGCGATGGCGAACGGCGAACAGCTGACCTCCATACGCAAGCAATATCTGAAGGCGTTCTGTACGGTACCCGCGGTGGTGCAGCGGCAGAAATACGAAGCCGATCAGGCGAAGCGCCGCGCCCTGGCGCAGCCGGATGCGAGCACGAAAAAATGGCAAACAATTCAGACCGATATTTATGATGTGATTCGCTAA